A single region of the Syntrophotaleaceae bacterium genome encodes:
- a CDS encoding VanZ family protein has translation MRRRPLPLFRLTLFFLVALGILWLSLSAHPYLPSAGVLSWDKAQHALAYAVLALTGGWALQPILGDDLRAWRGGAMLAIAYGILMEVAQMTLTQVRTGQLGDAVANAVGAGAVLCGFFLVSRWREKRKQPEMDR, from the coding sequence ATGCGCCGCCGACCGTTGCCCCTGTTCCGCCTGACACTTTTCTTTCTTGTGGCCCTGGGCATCCTCTGGCTGTCCCTTTCTGCTCATCCCTATCTGCCGTCTGCAGGGGTTCTTTCCTGGGACAAAGCTCAGCACGCCCTGGCCTATGCTGTTCTGGCTCTTACGGGAGGATGGGCTCTGCAGCCGATCCTCGGGGATGACCTGCGTGCATGGCGAGGGGGAGCGATGCTGGCGATTGCCTATGGAATACTTATGGAAGTGGCCCAGATGACCCTGACCCAAGTTCGTACCGGTCAGCTGGGTGACGCGGTGGCCAATGCAGTGGGAGCCGGGGCGGTCCTGTGCGGTTTTTTCCTAGTGAGTCGGTGGCGGGAAAAACGGAAACAACCGGAAATGGACAGATAA
- a CDS encoding heavy metal translocating P-type ATPase, translated as MRRVEYRIQGLCCSEEVAILRRVVGGKPGIIDLEFDVLNARMAVEFDPDALSPGDIVSAIGSTGMKATPWEGRLATQEGPFWEQHGRLVMTAASGALLLAAFITHWVMHGSFMDAFAGGEQPGHIFPRPVLLLYLGSVAAGAWYVLPKAVSSARRLRPDMNFLMVVAVIGAILIGELFEAATVAFLFALSLLLEHWSVERARNAIGALLDLTPPSARYFCPEHGSIHHKPVEQVPLNAVVLVRPGEKIPLDGIVTKGETSVNQAPITGESMPVFKGPGDEVYAGTINQDGALEFRTTRTASDTTLARIIHMVESAQSRRARSQQWVDRFSTWYTPTMMFSAVALALLLPLLFQIPWSESVYRALVLLVIACPCALVISTPVSIVSALTSSARNGVLIKGGVYMEMAGRLQVLAMDKTGTLTRGQAKVRRIVPFYGHTEREILERAAALEARSEHPLARAILQKAREEGIDFTPAEHYQAVRGKGGEGQVGDRLFWIGSHRMMHEKGQETPEIHAMAEELEDAGHTVVGLGNDDHVCGLISLADTLRDEVPAIIEEIRRAGVKKVVMLTGDNEGTARAIAAETGIDEYRCELLPEDKVEAIGRLVREHKEVAMVGDGVNDAPAMAAATFGIAMGAMGTDAALETADVALMSDDLSKLPWLIRHSRRTLRNIQQNIGFALGLKLIFMILTLFGLASLWMAIAADTGATLLVVFNSLRLLRGKSVPATAAVSASQTA; from the coding sequence ATGAGACGCGTTGAATACCGCATTCAAGGGCTCTGTTGTTCTGAGGAAGTGGCCATCCTGAGGCGGGTGGTGGGCGGAAAACCGGGGATCATCGACCTGGAGTTCGACGTCCTCAATGCGCGTATGGCCGTGGAATTCGACCCGGATGCCCTGTCCCCCGGCGATATCGTATCGGCGATCGGTTCCACCGGGATGAAAGCCACCCCCTGGGAGGGGCGGCTTGCAACTCAGGAAGGCCCTTTCTGGGAACAACACGGCCGCCTCGTCATGACAGCCGCGAGCGGAGCCTTGCTGCTGGCGGCGTTTATCACTCATTGGGTAATGCACGGCAGCTTTATGGACGCTTTCGCCGGTGGCGAGCAGCCTGGTCACATATTCCCGCGCCCGGTTTTACTGCTGTATCTCGGCTCGGTGGCGGCCGGCGCCTGGTATGTCCTGCCCAAAGCCGTTTCATCGGCTCGGCGCCTGCGCCCGGACATGAACTTTTTGATGGTCGTGGCCGTCATCGGCGCAATCCTCATCGGCGAGCTGTTCGAGGCCGCGACCGTGGCCTTTCTCTTCGCACTGTCGCTGCTGCTCGAGCACTGGAGTGTGGAACGGGCCCGCAATGCCATCGGCGCCCTTCTGGATCTTACCCCCCCTTCGGCACGATACTTCTGTCCGGAGCATGGCTCCATCCACCATAAACCGGTGGAGCAGGTTCCTTTGAATGCCGTCGTCCTGGTTCGTCCGGGTGAAAAAATCCCCCTGGACGGCATCGTCACCAAGGGGGAAACCTCGGTCAATCAGGCTCCGATAACCGGGGAGTCGATGCCGGTTTTCAAAGGCCCCGGAGATGAAGTCTACGCGGGAACCATCAACCAGGACGGTGCCCTGGAATTCCGGACCACCCGGACCGCCAGCGACACCACCCTGGCTCGGATCATCCATATGGTGGAGAGCGCGCAATCCCGCCGAGCCCGCAGTCAGCAATGGGTCGATCGCTTTTCCACCTGGTACACTCCCACCATGATGTTCTCGGCAGTCGCCCTTGCTCTTCTACTCCCTTTGCTGTTCCAGATTCCCTGGTCGGAAAGCGTCTACCGGGCCCTGGTCCTGCTGGTGATCGCCTGCCCCTGCGCTCTGGTCATTTCCACCCCCGTCAGTATCGTATCGGCTCTCACCTCTTCGGCCCGCAACGGGGTTCTGATTAAGGGAGGGGTTTATATGGAAATGGCCGGCCGGCTCCAGGTGCTGGCCATGGATAAAACAGGGACTCTCACCCGCGGACAGGCCAAGGTCCGTCGGATTGTCCCCTTTTACGGGCATACGGAACGGGAAATTCTGGAACGGGCGGCCGCGCTGGAAGCCCGAAGCGAGCACCCTCTGGCCCGGGCTATCCTGCAGAAGGCGCGGGAAGAGGGCATCGACTTCACTCCCGCAGAACATTACCAGGCTGTTCGCGGCAAAGGCGGGGAAGGCCAGGTCGGTGATCGACTGTTCTGGATCGGCAGTCATCGCATGATGCATGAAAAAGGCCAGGAGACCCCGGAGATCCACGCAATGGCTGAAGAACTCGAGGATGCCGGTCACACTGTCGTCGGTCTAGGCAACGACGACCACGTCTGCGGCCTGATCAGCCTGGCCGACACCTTGCGGGATGAGGTGCCCGCCATTATTGAGGAAATCCGCAGGGCCGGGGTTAAAAAGGTGGTGATGCTGACCGGGGACAATGAAGGGACCGCCCGGGCCATAGCCGCTGAAACCGGCATCGACGAGTACCGCTGCGAATTGCTGCCGGAGGACAAGGTCGAAGCCATCGGGCGACTGGTCCGGGAACACAAGGAGGTGGCCATGGTCGGGGACGGCGTCAATGATGCGCCGGCCATGGCAGCGGCCACTTTCGGTATCGCCATGGGTGCGATGGGGACCGATGCCGCCCTGGAAACCGCCGATGTGGCTCTGATGTCGGACGATTTGTCCAAGCTGCCGTGGCTGATTCGCCACTCCCGCCGCACGCTGCGAAACATCCAGCAGAACATCGGCTTTGCCCTGGGGCTCAAACTGATCTTCATGATCCTGACCCTGTTCGGCCTGGCAAGCCTGTGGATGGCCATCGCCGCCGATACCGGCGCCACCCTGCTGGTGGTTTTCAACAGTCTGCGGTTGCTGAGGGGGAAATCCGTTCCGGCGACTGCCGCCGTCTCGGCCTCACAAACGGCCTGA
- a CDS encoding UvrD-helicase domain-containing protein encodes MKIDLTEFTHGDIPRAEHDMEDAGARRQALDPARSFIVQAPAGSGKTELLIQRILALLGTAEQPEEVLAITFTRKAAGEMRERLFRALLNAHGKEPESDHEKTSWRLAKAALDNGEKRGWRLLEHPARLRVQTIDSFCANLVRRMPWLSRFGAQAAVSDDPGALYRLAAERVLTLAEKGGFEGSAGMRLLFHLDNRAERFRDLLVSMLARRDQWLRHLAAREERQRSLLEEGLEAMARQALTRLHDLLQSDLRPRLLKAALYAGGNLSDREEQGSLARLAGMTGFPEPDPRHLNQWLGLCELLLTSGNEFRKRLDRNCGFPPGKDPSAVAMKQFMGDILDELRDDRQLLAALVAVRQLPPLVYDESQWDTLQDLVRLLPRAVAELWLVFQERGQTDFVEIAQAAHRALGGDDRPTDLMLYLDSRIRHILVDEFQDTSWGQFLLLQKLTAGWQPGDGRSLFLVGDPMQSIYRFREAEVGLYLRARRLGIGGVSLVPLNLTANFRSQQKIVDWVNDSFPLIFPVHEDEMRGAVRYARSQGVRDPLDGAGVTFHPLIERNDREEAERVVAIVKQAMTEDPAGKIAILVRARGHLLEIARALRQAGLNYLAQEIDPLIDRPVARDLLVLTRALLHAGDRVAHLAVLRAPWCGLTLAELDALVGEEADKTVPELLRDLKRIAALSSAARKRAEKVLDVLNRTAVKRGRVPLRQLVEGAWLALGGPACVNPGELQDAAVILQMLEDLDQGGDLLPFESFAQKLADLYASPDPGSGESLQLMTIHKAKGLEFDTVILPGLGRKPRRGESPLLRWLELPSGELLLGPIAPLDGQSRDPVYDAIGRLDKEKEDLEVCRILYVAATRARKRLHLLGHARVRDGNAEGEPGSLLEKLWPVAAPAYAAASCEEVEPEAGQTNFSRSIRRLPAEWKCPSLPSADDFSAPETVLRPSSLGRTTEAFSLALDAEDDRHIGNVCHSLLERISRDGLKAWSEERRLAAEPDIRHQLMQSGLHGHRLEKALGKTLRVLERMLTSARARWILDSHREAECELALSGILDGRIVHGILDRTFIDSDGVRWIIDYKTSEPKGNQSEQAFLAREGERYRGQLSAYRKLLEGLEPRNPIRTALYFPLFDGWFEMDF; translated from the coding sequence ATGAAAATCGATCTGACCGAATTCACTCATGGGGACATTCCCCGGGCCGAGCATGATATGGAAGACGCCGGCGCCCGCCGCCAGGCCCTCGACCCCGCAAGGTCCTTCATTGTCCAGGCGCCGGCCGGAAGCGGCAAAACCGAGCTGCTCATTCAGCGTATCCTTGCCCTTTTGGGCACTGCGGAACAGCCGGAGGAAGTCCTTGCCATCACCTTCACCCGTAAAGCGGCGGGCGAGATGCGGGAACGCCTGTTCCGCGCCCTGCTGAACGCCCACGGCAAGGAACCCGAATCCGACCATGAAAAGACTTCCTGGCGGCTGGCGAAGGCTGCCCTGGACAACGGCGAAAAGCGCGGCTGGAGGCTGCTGGAGCACCCGGCACGGCTCAGAGTGCAGACCATCGACAGCTTCTGCGCCAACCTGGTTCGCCGGATGCCCTGGCTTTCACGATTCGGAGCCCAGGCGGCGGTCAGCGACGATCCCGGGGCACTCTACCGGTTGGCTGCGGAAAGGGTGCTGACCCTGGCGGAAAAGGGCGGTTTCGAGGGCAGCGCGGGAATGAGGCTGCTGTTTCATCTCGACAACCGCGCCGAACGCTTCCGGGATCTCCTGGTCTCCATGCTGGCCCGCCGAGACCAGTGGCTGCGCCATCTGGCAGCCAGGGAAGAACGGCAGCGGTCTCTGCTGGAAGAGGGGCTCGAAGCGATGGCCCGGCAAGCCCTGACGCGACTCCATGATCTGCTGCAGTCCGACCTTCGTCCAAGGCTGTTGAAAGCGGCCCTTTATGCCGGCGGGAATCTGTCCGACCGGGAAGAACAAGGTTCGCTGGCCCGGCTGGCGGGCATGACCGGCTTTCCCGAGCCAGATCCCCGGCATCTGAACCAGTGGCTCGGACTGTGCGAGCTGCTGCTGACTTCCGGCAACGAGTTCCGCAAAAGACTGGACAGAAACTGCGGTTTTCCGCCAGGCAAAGACCCTTCCGCAGTGGCAATGAAGCAGTTTATGGGGGACATTCTCGACGAACTGCGTGACGACCGTCAGCTTCTCGCCGCCCTGGTGGCCGTCCGCCAGTTGCCCCCCCTCGTCTATGATGAAAGCCAATGGGATACCCTGCAGGATCTGGTTCGTCTGTTGCCCCGGGCAGTTGCGGAGCTGTGGCTCGTTTTTCAGGAACGGGGTCAGACCGATTTCGTCGAGATCGCCCAGGCGGCGCATCGCGCCCTCGGCGGCGACGACCGGCCTACCGATCTGATGCTGTATCTGGACAGCCGGATCCGGCACATTCTGGTGGACGAATTCCAGGATACTTCCTGGGGTCAGTTCCTGCTGCTGCAGAAACTGACCGCCGGCTGGCAGCCGGGAGACGGACGCAGCCTTTTTCTGGTTGGCGATCCGATGCAGTCAATCTACCGGTTCCGGGAAGCGGAAGTCGGACTCTATCTGCGTGCCAGACGCCTCGGCATCGGCGGGGTTTCCCTGGTCCCTCTGAACCTGACCGCCAATTTTCGCTCCCAGCAGAAGATTGTCGACTGGGTGAACGACTCTTTCCCCCTGATTTTTCCCGTCCATGAAGACGAAATGCGTGGAGCAGTCCGCTACGCCAGATCGCAGGGGGTACGGGATCCGCTGGACGGAGCAGGGGTGACCTTCCATCCCCTTATCGAACGAAATGACCGCGAGGAAGCGGAACGGGTGGTGGCCATCGTCAAACAGGCCATGACGGAAGACCCGGCAGGAAAAATCGCCATCCTGGTCCGGGCCCGTGGACATCTTTTGGAGATCGCCCGGGCCCTGCGCCAAGCCGGTCTCAACTATCTGGCCCAGGAGATCGATCCTCTGATCGATCGTCCCGTGGCAAGGGATCTCCTCGTCCTGACCCGGGCCCTGCTCCATGCCGGTGACCGGGTGGCCCATCTGGCTGTCCTGCGGGCACCCTGGTGTGGCCTGACCCTTGCCGAGCTGGACGCCCTGGTGGGAGAGGAGGCCGATAAAACCGTACCCGAACTGCTGCGGGACCTCAAGCGGATCGCAGCTTTGTCCTCCGCAGCCCGCAAACGTGCGGAAAAGGTTCTCGATGTCCTGAACAGAACCGCTGTCAAACGGGGCAGGGTGCCTCTGCGGCAGCTTGTCGAGGGGGCCTGGCTGGCCCTGGGCGGTCCCGCCTGCGTCAATCCAGGGGAGCTGCAGGATGCGGCCGTTATTCTGCAAATGCTCGAAGATCTCGACCAAGGCGGCGATCTGCTTCCCTTCGAGTCCTTTGCCCAAAAACTCGCAGACCTTTACGCTTCTCCCGACCCGGGTTCGGGAGAATCCCTGCAGCTGATGACCATCCACAAGGCCAAGGGGCTGGAGTTTGACACCGTGATTCTACCCGGTCTCGGGCGCAAACCCAGGCGCGGAGAATCGCCTCTGTTGCGCTGGCTGGAACTCCCGAGTGGAGAACTGCTTCTCGGACCCATTGCTCCCCTCGATGGCCAGAGCCGTGATCCCGTCTATGATGCCATCGGCCGGCTGGACAAGGAGAAGGAGGACCTGGAAGTTTGCAGAATTCTCTATGTTGCCGCCACCCGTGCCCGGAAGCGTCTGCACCTACTGGGCCACGCCAGGGTTCGGGACGGGAATGCGGAGGGCGAGCCCGGTTCTTTGCTGGAAAAACTTTGGCCGGTGGCGGCTCCGGCCTATGCTGCCGCTTCCTGCGAGGAGGTGGAACCGGAAGCGGGGCAGACCAATTTCTCCCGAAGCATCCGCCGGTTGCCGGCCGAATGGAAATGCCCGTCCCTGCCGTCAGCCGATGATTTCTCCGCCCCGGAAACTGTTCTGCGGCCTTCTTCTCTCGGCAGGACCACTGAGGCATTTTCCCTGGCCCTCGACGCCGAGGATGATCGACATATCGGCAATGTCTGTCATTCACTGCTGGAAAGGATCTCCAGGGATGGACTGAAGGCCTGGTCTGAGGAGCGCCGTCTTGCCGCAGAACCCGACATCCGCCATCAACTGATGCAGTCCGGGCTCCACGGCCATCGTCTTGAGAAGGCCCTTGGCAAAACTCTGCGGGTTCTGGAACGGATGCTGACAAGCGCCAGGGCCCGCTGGATCCTCGATTCCCACCGGGAGGCGGAGTGCGAACTGGCCCTTTCGGGAATTCTGGACGGGCGGATCGTGCACGGTATCCTCGATCGCACCTTCATCGATTCCGACGGCGTCCGCTGGATCATCGATTACAAGACCAGCGAACCGAAAGGAAATCAGTCGGAGCAGGCTTTTCTCGCCAGGGAGGGGGAGAGATACCGGGGGCAGCTCTCCGCCTATCGGAAACTGCTGGAGGGCCTGGAACCCCGGAACCCGATCCGGACAGCCCTCTACTTTCCGCTGTTTGACGGCTGGTTTGAAATGGATTTCTGA
- a CDS encoding periplasmic heavy metal sensor, with amino-acid sequence MTRLYHIRPLFSLLLFTLLAFPGQVQADKMRGGAQGGSVGMDMAQLSPEEQQVVRDLMQKYHGQMVDMHKKIFAKRAELNAAMAQEEFNAGNARSLVKDIAKMQSDLTQMKLNMFIEMREKGVSYYGTCMVGGGMGPCLMGDGRGSGGMGRGMMPDGDMMGYGMGSPAQE; translated from the coding sequence ATGACACGACTCTATCACATCCGTCCCCTCTTTTCCCTTCTTCTCTTCACCCTGCTTGCCTTTCCAGGCCAGGTTCAGGCCGATAAGATGCGCGGCGGCGCACAGGGTGGAAGCGTGGGAATGGACATGGCCCAGCTCAGTCCTGAAGAACAACAGGTGGTCCGCGATCTGATGCAGAAATACCATGGACAGATGGTGGACATGCACAAAAAAATCTTCGCCAAACGGGCGGAACTGAATGCCGCCATGGCCCAGGAGGAATTCAATGCCGGCAATGCCCGCTCCCTGGTCAAGGATATTGCCAAGATGCAGAGCGACCTGACCCAGATGAAGCTCAACATGTTCATCGAAATGCGGGAAAAGGGCGTCTCCTACTATGGAACCTGCATGGTCGGCGGCGGGATGGGTCCCTGCCTGATGGGAGACGGCAGGGGCTCCGGCGGGATGGGCCGGGGAATGATGCCGGACGGCGATATGATGGGATACGGCATGGGCTCTCCCGCACAGGAGTAA
- a CDS encoding DUF4242 domain-containing protein yields MPKFVIEREIPGAGNLTSDDLKAISQKSCGILQDMGPKIQWVESFVTADKVYCVYIAPNAEMVREHAEKGGFPANSIAEVKTVISPTTAE; encoded by the coding sequence ATGCCGAAATTCGTGATTGAACGGGAAATCCCAGGGGCCGGCAATCTGACATCGGACGATCTCAAAGCTATTTCGCAGAAATCATGCGGCATCCTGCAGGATATGGGGCCGAAAATTCAGTGGGTGGAAAGCTTTGTTACAGCCGATAAAGTTTACTGCGTCTACATTGCCCCCAATGCCGAAATGGTTCGTGAACACGCGGAAAAAGGGGGATTTCCAGCCAACAGCATTGCAGAAGTCAAAACCGTGATCAGCCCCACCACCGCCGAGTGA
- a CDS encoding PD-(D/E)XK nuclease family protein, whose protein sequence is MKIFAGDILSAAIEGALVLTVNDRLARSLRSQIDSRMANLGRAAWRTPAILTFDQWMFRNAGRFGLCDRMLNPEQVRFLWERIIEEDIRESGEALMRMEEAARQAAKAHSLLLQYDTAFRKDDGGEDQRTFLRWREKWQTACRSGGWEDPSRTAELVRDKLLCTAVELPQKIILAGFDDMTPAVAGILAELEKRGSCVCKWEPPGRQPDRIGLTACQNAEEEVRRCARWIRGRLAEGEDRIGVVAVELGSYRNLIERIFREELAPSSLLPGEEDDKGFNLSLGSPLGAEGPVVAAFAILCLNSTVALDQIGFLLRSPYVWGHLVEQHRRGMFDSELRRLRMREIPLDSLIELSRDGFKKGAGRCDIFAQFLETVALGLEEKARRSPGNWANCFAGLLEALRWPGDRTLDSREYQVCSSFRDLLETMASLDCIAPPMDRGKALALLRRMAAEKLFQPEGSEGRIQVMGTLEAAGLEFDHLWVLGMHAEAFPPSPHPNPFLPLALQKRCGMPRADAARELRFAEIVAVRLVKSASEVILSYPRQNDDQCLQVSPLFSHLAEISLSLSDSRQPAVLIRNDAPIPETLKDEIGSPLVPGKKVPGGTGILKDQALCPFRAFARYRLHAEGLAEPALGLDGLDRGSLVHNALELFWRRTIDLRSLLELSEQALVGRIEECVGEAIDKLQRERQVPLPSGLKDNEARRLACLLREWLEVEKNRSDFRVECLESWHRVELGQLSIQTRLDRIDRIEDGSRIIIDYKTGWPGIQDWLGERPVEPQLPLYGLDEQEKSLAAVSFARVRGAGCAFIGVAREGGLLPGIPALQEHRVVQSAGVDDWKTLLTGWREKLLRLSDDFAAAKAAVDPIDRERACDRCDLHPLCRVGEGFDEGDG, encoded by the coding sequence GTGAAAATTTTTGCTGGGGATATTCTTTCCGCCGCCATCGAAGGCGCGCTCGTACTGACCGTCAACGATCGTCTGGCACGGTCTCTGCGCAGCCAGATAGACAGCAGGATGGCGAACCTCGGCCGGGCGGCCTGGCGAACGCCGGCCATCCTGACCTTTGATCAATGGATGTTCCGTAACGCAGGCCGGTTCGGTCTCTGCGACCGCATGCTCAATCCGGAGCAGGTCCGGTTTTTGTGGGAGAGGATCATTGAGGAAGATATCAGGGAAAGCGGAGAGGCCCTGATGCGTATGGAGGAAGCTGCCCGCCAGGCGGCCAAGGCCCACTCCCTGCTGCTGCAATACGATACCGCCTTCCGCAAAGATGATGGCGGGGAGGATCAACGCACCTTCCTGCGTTGGCGGGAAAAATGGCAGACGGCCTGCCGGTCGGGAGGGTGGGAGGACCCGTCGCGGACTGCCGAACTGGTTCGGGATAAGCTGCTCTGTACAGCAGTCGAGCTGCCGCAAAAAATCATTCTGGCGGGTTTCGACGATATGACACCGGCGGTTGCCGGGATCCTGGCCGAGTTGGAGAAAAGGGGAAGTTGTGTCTGCAAATGGGAGCCTCCGGGGCGGCAGCCCGACAGGATCGGCCTGACTGCATGCCAGAATGCGGAGGAGGAAGTGCGCCGCTGTGCCCGCTGGATTCGCGGCCGGCTTGCGGAAGGGGAAGATCGCATCGGCGTGGTTGCTGTCGAACTTGGCTCCTACAGAAATCTGATCGAGCGAATTTTCCGTGAGGAATTAGCTCCCTCCTCGCTGTTGCCGGGGGAGGAGGACGACAAGGGTTTCAACCTTTCTCTCGGCAGTCCCCTGGGTGCGGAAGGGCCGGTGGTCGCGGCCTTCGCAATCCTTTGTCTGAACTCGACCGTGGCCCTCGATCAGATCGGTTTTCTGCTCCGGTCGCCCTACGTATGGGGTCATCTGGTGGAACAGCACCGACGGGGCATGTTCGACTCGGAGTTGCGGCGCCTGCGGATGCGGGAAATACCGCTGGACAGTTTGATCGAGCTGTCACGCGATGGCTTCAAAAAAGGCGCAGGGCGATGCGATATTTTTGCCCAGTTTCTTGAGACTGTGGCCCTCGGACTGGAAGAGAAGGCCCGCAGATCGCCCGGAAATTGGGCGAACTGTTTTGCTGGACTGCTCGAAGCCCTGCGCTGGCCGGGCGACCGTACCCTGGACAGCAGGGAATACCAGGTATGCAGCTCTTTCAGGGATTTGCTGGAAACCATGGCCAGTCTCGACTGCATCGCTCCCCCGATGGATCGCGGGAAGGCACTGGCCCTTTTGCGGCGGATGGCTGCGGAAAAACTTTTCCAGCCTGAAGGGTCGGAAGGGCGGATACAGGTCATGGGAACCCTGGAGGCTGCCGGCCTCGAATTCGACCATCTGTGGGTGCTGGGAATGCACGCCGAGGCCTTTCCGCCATCGCCCCACCCCAACCCCTTTCTGCCACTCGCCCTGCAGAAGCGCTGCGGCATGCCGCGGGCCGATGCTGCAAGGGAACTGAGATTCGCCGAAATTGTTGCTGTCCGTCTGGTGAAATCCGCTTCCGAGGTGATTCTCAGCTATCCGCGGCAGAATGATGACCAGTGCCTGCAGGTCAGCCCGCTTTTCAGTCATCTTGCAGAAATATCCCTATCCCTGTCCGACAGTCGGCAACCGGCTGTTCTTATCCGGAACGACGCCCCCATTCCCGAAACTTTAAAGGATGAAATCGGCTCTCCCCTGGTCCCCGGAAAAAAGGTGCCCGGTGGGACCGGCATTCTCAAAGATCAGGCCCTGTGTCCTTTCCGGGCCTTTGCCCGTTACCGTCTGCATGCCGAAGGACTTGCCGAGCCTGCTCTGGGGCTCGACGGGCTCGATCGCGGGTCCCTGGTGCACAATGCCCTGGAACTGTTCTGGAGGAGGACCATAGACCTGCGCAGTCTGCTGGAACTTTCGGAACAGGCTTTGGTCGGGCGGATCGAAGAGTGTGTCGGCGAGGCCATCGACAAGTTGCAACGGGAGCGACAGGTGCCGCTGCCTTCCGGCTTGAAGGACAACGAAGCCCGGCGTCTGGCATGCCTGCTGAGGGAATGGCTGGAGGTCGAAAAGAACCGGAGCGATTTCCGGGTCGAATGCCTGGAATCCTGGCACCGGGTCGAACTCGGGCAGTTGTCCATTCAGACGCGGCTGGATCGTATCGACCGTATTGAGGATGGTTCCCGGATCATCATCGATTACAAGACAGGCTGGCCGGGCATTCAGGACTGGCTCGGAGAGCGGCCGGTCGAGCCCCAATTGCCGCTCTACGGACTCGATGAACAGGAAAAGAGCCTGGCCGCCGTATCCTTCGCCCGGGTCCGGGGAGCCGGCTGTGCCTTCATTGGAGTGGCCCGCGAGGGCGGGTTGCTGCCCGGGATTCCTGCCCTGCAGGAGCATCGCGTCGTGCAGTCCGCAGGGGTCGACGATTGGAAAACACTGCTGACCGGGTGGAGGGAGAAGCTGCTGCGCCTGAGCGATGATTTTGCGGCTGCAAAAGCGGCTGTCGACCCGATAGACCGGGAGAGGGCCTGTGATCGATGCGATCTGCATCCGCTTTGCAGGGTCGGCGAGGGGTTTGACGAAGGCGACGGATAG
- a CDS encoding tetratricopeptide repeat protein — protein MSFRMFSGIICRLAWLTLFLAIAAGCSKSVRTGTGQTLETPIPEDSSTKESKITSLSQDELLERGNFYLKNDNLRLAGLHFSVALDRDPDSAMALAGLGVIRYRENQIPEATRLFQTAIARKPENATAMLYLGKIARDEADLTNSLKWLEKAVKFAPDNPEILTELAITNDTIGQERLLSAEPLYRKVVNLLPHLAAPYNNLGFNLLLQGRYPEAIETFSKALTLQPENSRTKNNLATAFLLIDQPDKALALFENTVGKAAAYNNLGYILMTQGNWDQAEAAFRKALNLNPTFYVKAQQNLERLKALRTGSGK, from the coding sequence GTGAGCTTTCGAATGTTTTCTGGAATAATCTGCCGGCTCGCCTGGTTAACGCTGTTCCTGGCAATTGCTGCCGGCTGCAGTAAAAGTGTCAGAACCGGGACCGGACAGACCCTTGAAACTCCTATACCGGAGGACAGCTCCACGAAGGAATCCAAGATAACCAGCCTTTCCCAGGATGAACTCCTCGAGAGGGGAAATTTCTACCTGAAGAACGACAACCTGCGTCTGGCCGGTCTCCATTTCTCGGTGGCCCTCGACCGGGATCCGGATTCGGCCATGGCCCTCGCCGGCCTCGGTGTCATCCGTTACCGGGAGAACCAGATCCCTGAAGCTACCCGCCTGTTTCAGACAGCGATTGCCAGAAAACCGGAAAATGCAACAGCCATGCTCTACCTGGGCAAAATCGCCAGGGATGAAGCCGACCTGACCAACTCCCTGAAGTGGCTGGAAAAAGCCGTCAAATTTGCTCCGGACAACCCGGAAATTTTGACCGAACTGGCCATTACCAACGATACGATCGGCCAGGAAAGGCTTCTCTCCGCCGAACCCCTTTACCGCAAAGTGGTGAATCTTCTACCCCATCTCGCCGCCCCCTACAACAATCTCGGGTTCAACCTGCTGCTCCAGGGTCGATACCCGGAAGCCATCGAAACCTTTTCCAAGGCCCTGACCCTGCAACCCGAAAATTCCCGCACCAAAAACAACCTCGCCACCGCTTTTCTGCTGATCGATCAGCCGGACAAGGCGCTGGCTCTGTTTGAAAACACGGTGGGCAAGGCCGCGGCCTACAACAATCTCGGCTATATATTGATGACCCAGGGAAACTGGGACCAGGCTGAAGCCGCTTTCAGGAAAGCCCTCAACCTCAACCCCACCTTTTATGTGAAGGCGCAGCAGAATCTGGAGCGCCTCAAGGCTCTGCGAACCGGGTCAGGAAAATAG